The Zobellia alginiliquefaciens genome contains a region encoding:
- a CDS encoding TetR/AcrR family transcriptional regulator, translating into MAELTKSQIKRNALVKATIELVNNSGFHAAPMSKIAKMANVSPATIYLYFENKQDLVNQVYIEVKAAFTAYAFATFDETMDVAEGFELIWKRIADFKLKECEEAMFLAQCDNTPIIDEPSRMEGIKHLQPLLDLWARGKAEGSIKPLDDYILYAYAINPLSFLMITQKRGSFQLTEEHLEEAFQSAWSSIKK; encoded by the coding sequence ATGGCAGAATTAACAAAGAGTCAAATTAAGAGAAATGCACTGGTAAAAGCTACCATAGAGTTGGTAAACAACAGTGGTTTTCATGCGGCACCTATGTCCAAAATAGCTAAGATGGCCAATGTGTCCCCTGCTACTATTTATCTCTATTTTGAGAATAAACAAGATTTGGTAAATCAGGTGTATATAGAAGTAAAAGCAGCCTTTACAGCATACGCATTCGCCACTTTTGATGAAACAATGGATGTTGCGGAGGGCTTTGAACTCATTTGGAAACGCATAGCCGATTTTAAACTTAAGGAATGTGAAGAAGCTATGTTCCTTGCTCAATGTGACAACACTCCTATAATAGATGAACCTAGCCGTATGGAAGGTATTAAACATCTACAACCTTTGTTGGATCTATGGGCTCGTGGCAAGGCGGAAGGCTCTATTAAACCCTTAGATGATTACATCTTATATGCATACGCCATTAACCCGCTTTCTTTTCTGATGATCACACAAAAACGAGGCTCTTTTCAACTGACGGAGGAACATTTAGAAGAAGCTTTTCAGTCGGCTTGGAGCAGTATAAAAAAATAA
- a CDS encoding GAF domain-containing protein, translated as MRTGLSVATILSDLKQGSVDWQELLENVITSFDCSTGTVHFLDQETSLLKIQAHKGIPPFLIPKLSTIPIGKGMAGIAAERKEAVEMCNLQTDDSGVARPAAKETKVEGSIAVPMLLNGKLYGTLGIAKPVPYDFTEEERKNLLKIGEGMSKVLAD; from the coding sequence ATGAGGACAGGATTAAGCGTAGCGACTATTTTATCAGATTTGAAGCAAGGAAGCGTAGATTGGCAAGAATTGCTAGAAAATGTAATAACAAGTTTTGATTGCAGTACGGGTACTGTTCATTTTCTAGATCAAGAAACATCGCTTTTAAAAATACAGGCACATAAAGGAATTCCACCGTTTTTAATCCCAAAGTTATCTACTATTCCTATTGGAAAAGGAATGGCGGGAATTGCTGCTGAGCGGAAGGAAGCCGTAGAAATGTGTAACCTCCAGACGGATGATTCCGGAGTGGCACGTCCTGCAGCTAAAGAAACTAAAGTAGAAGGCTCCATTGCAGTGCCTATGTTGCTCAATGGAAAACTTTATGGAACATTGGGCATTGCCAAGCCCGTACCGTACGATTTTACAGAGGAAGAGCGTAAAAATCTACTAAAAATAGGGGAGGGGATGAGCAAGGTTTTAGCGGACTGA
- a CDS encoding DUF481 domain-containing protein, giving the protein MRFIVSITIILLFIYNSNAQLVNIESKRMQKDSVRFALKSDLLFNYTDNNGAYILQIGSNLTTQLKSKDLKKILFFIGNYNLIRSKDEDFQNSYFFHLRYNHKITDFFRLEGFIQNQNNTLLTISNRNLAGAGIRLKLISEENAKVYFGNAYMYEIEKLVDSEVRLYNHRNSSYLSATYAFPKTRLDFTGTVYYQPLYRYMANHRILGQVKAEMPLTEHLSISALYNYFYSSFSTSSESDRSSNLKLGLTLSL; this is encoded by the coding sequence ATGCGATTCATAGTATCTATTACCATAATTCTCCTTTTCATATACAATTCCAATGCCCAGTTGGTCAATATTGAATCTAAACGAATGCAAAAAGATTCGGTTCGTTTTGCCCTTAAAAGCGATTTACTCTTTAATTACACCGATAATAATGGCGCCTATATTCTTCAAATTGGTTCAAACCTTACAACCCAATTAAAGTCTAAGGACCTGAAGAAAATTCTCTTTTTTATTGGCAACTATAATCTTATTAGAAGTAAGGACGAAGACTTTCAAAACTCTTATTTCTTTCACCTACGATACAACCATAAAATAACGGACTTCTTTAGACTGGAAGGTTTTATACAAAATCAGAATAATACCCTACTTACCATTTCCAACAGGAATTTAGCCGGTGCGGGAATTCGCTTAAAACTAATTTCCGAGGAGAACGCAAAAGTCTATTTTGGGAATGCCTATATGTACGAGATAGAAAAGCTGGTAGACTCGGAGGTACGCCTATATAACCACCGAAATAGCAGTTACTTATCCGCTACATATGCCTTCCCTAAAACCCGATTAGACTTTACGGGAACCGTATACTATCAGCCTTTGTACCGTTATATGGCCAATCATAGAATACTGGGACAAGTTAAGGCCGAAATGCCACTAACGGAACACCTTAGCATTTCCGCACTGTATAATTATTTCTACAGCAGCTTCTCTACTTCTTCTGAAAGCGACCGTTCATCCAATCTAAAATTAGGTCTCACCTTATCCCTTTAA
- a CDS encoding GAF domain-containing sensor histidine kinase, with protein sequence MKIIGPLQNDIEDIQSISIVPTILDVVCRATGMGFAAIARVTEDTWVTCGVLDKIPFGLSVGDELAIETTFCKQVRESDKLVVMDHVDTDEVYHNHPIPAQYGFQSYISVPIIRKNGEFFGTLCALDLKPNKVNNPQIIDMFSMFTELIAFHLDAIETMRKQDTAIKKKDNELAAYDFISSHDLQEPLRKIQILTSTIEEQEHQNLSNKGKKYFKSIKKAATRMRRILNDLLTYSETEFKPKSFKEQDLKVLVERAKSRLNKQIEETNTVIDIDTLCTLNVVPIQIEQLFYNLFANSLSFKSSKRPLLIEVSSAKGLGKTFGMEGLEDNVMYCEIIVKDNGTGFDQQYSQKIFEIFQRLKFKEDDKSTGIGLSIVKRIVENHRGEIIALGKPDHYAIFKVYLPL encoded by the coding sequence ATGAAGATAATTGGTCCCTTACAGAATGATATTGAAGACATTCAGTCAATAAGCATTGTGCCCACAATTTTAGATGTGGTTTGCAGAGCTACCGGAATGGGGTTTGCGGCTATTGCTAGGGTAACCGAAGACACTTGGGTAACGTGTGGTGTTCTGGACAAGATTCCTTTTGGACTTTCTGTGGGTGATGAGTTGGCCATAGAAACTACATTTTGTAAGCAGGTTCGGGAAAGTGATAAATTAGTGGTAATGGATCATGTTGATACCGATGAAGTTTATCACAACCATCCAATACCGGCGCAGTACGGATTTCAGAGTTATATTTCCGTGCCTATTATCCGAAAAAATGGTGAATTCTTTGGAACGCTTTGTGCGTTGGACCTTAAACCAAACAAGGTAAACAATCCGCAAATTATTGACATGTTCTCTATGTTTACAGAGTTGATAGCATTTCACCTAGATGCTATTGAAACCATGCGTAAACAAGATACGGCTATAAAAAAGAAAGATAATGAGCTCGCTGCCTATGATTTTATTTCTAGTCATGATTTGCAGGAACCCCTTAGGAAAATCCAAATTTTAACTAGTACCATTGAAGAGCAGGAGCATCAAAACCTTTCGAATAAGGGTAAAAAATATTTTAAATCGATAAAAAAGGCAGCAACCAGAATGCGGCGTATTCTCAATGACCTTTTAACCTATTCAGAGACCGAATTTAAACCTAAAAGTTTCAAGGAACAAGACTTAAAAGTTCTTGTAGAGCGCGCAAAATCCAGGCTAAACAAACAAATAGAGGAAACCAACACGGTCATAGATATTGATACGCTATGTACATTAAATGTGGTGCCCATACAAATAGAACAGCTTTTTTATAACCTTTTTGCAAATAGTCTAAGTTTTAAGAGTTCTAAAAGACCTCTTTTAATTGAAGTGAGTAGTGCTAAAGGATTGGGTAAAACGTTTGGGATGGAAGGTTTGGAGGATAACGTTATGTATTGTGAGATTATAGTAAAAGATAACGGAACAGGTTTTGATCAGCAATACAGCCAAAAAATATTTGAAATTTTCCAACGTCTCAAATTTAAAGAAGACGATAAGTCTACAGGAATTGGACTTTCCATTGTTAAACGCATTGTAGAAAACCACCGAGGGGAAATTATTGCTCTGGGTAAGCCTGATCATTATGCTATTTTTAAAGTGTACTTGCCTTTATAG
- a CDS encoding thioredoxin family protein, with amino-acid sequence MAFVLSSMMELGKKAPEFKLPDVVSGELLSLEQLKSDKATVIIFICNHCLFVKHINSKLVEIANKYQALGMQFIAISSNDVKQHPEDTPFIMSQVAKYHKYPFPYLYDEFQDVALDYGAESNPDLFVFDHNLECVYTGRFDMTRPNIQPATGADLILALDRLLEGKSVCSNQYPSMGTSIAWRRGVHRNDNDMFY; translated from the coding sequence ATGGCATTCGTATTATCCAGTATGATGGAATTGGGAAAGAAAGCCCCGGAGTTTAAATTGCCGGATGTGGTTTCAGGAGAGTTATTGTCTTTAGAGCAATTAAAATCCGACAAAGCAACCGTTATAATATTTATTTGCAATCATTGCTTATTTGTGAAACATATAAATTCAAAACTTGTTGAAATAGCTAATAAATACCAAGCTTTGGGCATGCAGTTTATAGCTATTAGCAGTAATGATGTAAAACAGCATCCAGAAGACACTCCCTTTATAATGTCTCAAGTGGCTAAGTACCATAAATACCCTTTTCCTTATCTCTATGATGAATTCCAAGATGTGGCATTGGATTACGGTGCAGAAAGCAATCCGGATTTATTTGTTTTTGACCATAATTTGGAATGTGTTTATACAGGAAGGTTTGATATGACCCGACCCAACATTCAACCAGCTACAGGAGCTGACCTTATTTTGGCCTTGGATCGACTTTTAGAAGGAAAAAGTGTTTGTTCTAATCAATACCCAAGTATGGGGACCAGTATAGCTTGGAGAAGAGGGGTGCATAGAAACGATAATGATATGTTCTACTAA
- a CDS encoding AraC family transcriptional regulator, translated as MRILEAHKPFEIQEIEMTEWKQRPVKNNFFELVLIKEGQGSQCINYNDHNYGKGNMFLLPPLKCHSFTIEKTTKFVFLKFTDSFFKNENGSVMEKNEWFKEASYILSNYNQLPGDIIKNETDRQYLLNLISMILQESRSFGNESVALIKSLMISVMEILIRNIKKGSFYELPESNMDDRITKMLTFINENIDKPELLKVENLAEVFMMSPTYVSEFFKKQVSISLREYIIKAKLKLVEIRLLNSDFTLTQIADDLGFTDVSHLSKTFKRYAGTSIRDFKSNGEYMLLKRNKNCAAPTAQL; from the coding sequence ATGCGGATATTGGAAGCTCATAAACCTTTTGAAATACAAGAAATTGAAATGACAGAATGGAAGCAACGCCCTGTCAAGAATAATTTTTTTGAGTTGGTATTAATAAAAGAAGGACAAGGTTCGCAGTGCATAAACTATAATGACCACAACTACGGAAAGGGCAACATGTTTCTGCTTCCCCCTCTAAAGTGTCACTCATTTACCATTGAAAAAACTACTAAATTTGTATTCTTAAAATTCACTGATTCATTTTTCAAAAATGAAAACGGATCGGTAATGGAGAAAAATGAATGGTTTAAGGAGGCTTCCTACATTTTATCCAATTACAATCAATTACCGGGAGATATAATTAAAAATGAAACCGACAGACAGTATTTGTTAAATCTGATTTCTATGATCTTACAGGAATCTAGAAGTTTTGGGAATGAATCTGTGGCCTTAATAAAAAGTTTGATGATTTCCGTAATGGAAATATTGATCAGAAATATAAAAAAGGGTAGCTTTTATGAACTCCCAGAAAGTAATATGGATGATCGTATTACAAAAATGTTGACTTTCATCAACGAAAATATTGATAAACCAGAGCTATTAAAAGTTGAAAATTTAGCGGAGGTATTTATGATGTCCCCTACCTATGTAAGTGAATTTTTTAAAAAACAGGTTAGCATCTCTTTGCGGGAATATATTATTAAAGCAAAGCTGAAATTAGTAGAAATACGCTTATTGAATTCGGATTTTACATTGACCCAAATAGCGGATGACCTAGGTTTCACGGATGTGAGCCATCTGTCTAAAACATTTAAGCGATACGCAGGAACATCTATACGTGACTTTAAAAGCAACGGAGAATACATGCTTTTAAAACGCAATAAAAATTGCGCTGCTCCTACCGCACAGCTATAA
- a CDS encoding alpha-ketoglutarate-dependent dioxygenase AlkB family protein: MDLFNQTNLFSAKEVRKTTFDLPGADISLFENFFSIEESNKLYKSLLHNTPWQQEQIAIHGKLVDYPRLTAWYGDVDKAINYTNTKSKMHLWNNDLLFIKERIEKEVAIKFTRCLLNYYRDGKDSVDWHQDYKGEQRKNTVIASVTFGATRPFQLKHVSRTDLKRVDIPLANGSLLLMQDATQENWKHKIPKTAKQISPRINLTFRWIG, translated from the coding sequence ATGGATTTATTTAATCAAACCAATTTATTTTCAGCTAAAGAAGTCCGTAAAACTACTTTTGACTTGCCAGGAGCGGATATTTCGTTGTTTGAAAATTTCTTTAGCATTGAAGAGAGTAACAAGCTGTATAAAAGTCTACTTCATAATACGCCGTGGCAGCAAGAACAAATTGCCATTCACGGTAAATTGGTAGATTACCCTAGGTTGACCGCTTGGTATGGAGATGTTGACAAAGCCATTAATTACACGAATACCAAGAGTAAAATGCATTTGTGGAATAACGATTTACTTTTCATTAAAGAACGCATAGAGAAGGAGGTAGCTATTAAATTTACACGCTGTTTGCTCAATTATTATCGCGACGGAAAAGATAGCGTAGACTGGCATCAAGATTATAAAGGGGAACAACGAAAAAATACGGTTATTGCTTCTGTTACCTTTGGTGCAACCAGACCTTTTCAATTAAAACATGTATCAAGAACAGATTTAAAACGTGTAGATATCCCATTAGCAAATGGAAGTCTTTTATTGATGCAAGACGCTACCCAAGAAAACTGGAAGCATAAAATACCAAAGACCGCAAAACAGATTTCCCCACGAATTAACCTAACCTTTAGGTGGATCGGCTAA
- a CDS encoding putative quinol monooxygenase, translating into MKKSYLTLVVHILVKEEFREEIKAELLKLISPTRGEEGCIAYDLHQDNDNPNLFLFHEKWVNQDYLTKHSQSDHIAAYRLASKDKLENVTAYKMTELTN; encoded by the coding sequence ATGAAAAAATCTTATTTAACCTTAGTGGTACACATTTTAGTAAAAGAAGAATTTAGAGAAGAAATAAAAGCCGAGTTGCTAAAACTTATTAGTCCCACGAGAGGAGAAGAAGGTTGTATTGCCTATGACTTACATCAAGATAACGATAATCCGAATCTGTTTTTATTCCACGAGAAATGGGTGAATCAAGATTATTTGACCAAACATTCACAAAGTGACCACATTGCGGCTTATAGGCTTGCCTCAAAAGACAAATTAGAAAATGTTACTGCTTACAAGATGACTGAACTTACAAACTAG
- a CDS encoding NAD(P)H-dependent oxidoreductase: MNTPNIAQEDILNAFNYRHATKEFDASKTLTDEQINFILKTANLSPSSFGFEPWHFIVVQDKELRELLKPVAWGAPVKLDTASHFILGLAMKAPMVKHDAAYIEHMMKEVKQMPVEIVDVYSKFYREFQERDFTLDSDKKLFDWSSKQSYIALGNMMTAAALTGIDSCPIEGFHIEDTEALLRDKFGIDTDKYGISFMAAFGYRKADPEFPKSRRPLEDIVTWK, translated from the coding sequence ATGAACACACCAAACATTGCACAAGAAGACATTTTAAACGCGTTTAACTACAGACACGCTACAAAAGAGTTTGATGCGTCAAAAACATTAACCGATGAGCAAATCAATTTCATTTTAAAAACAGCAAATTTATCTCCAAGTTCATTTGGTTTTGAACCTTGGCATTTTATCGTTGTGCAAGATAAAGAATTACGCGAGCTTTTAAAGCCAGTAGCTTGGGGCGCTCCCGTAAAATTAGATACTGCTAGTCACTTTATTCTAGGTCTGGCAATGAAAGCCCCTATGGTAAAACATGATGCGGCGTATATTGAACATATGATGAAAGAGGTAAAACAAATGCCTGTAGAGATTGTAGATGTGTACTCCAAATTTTACAGAGAGTTTCAGGAGCGCGATTTTACCTTAGATTCCGATAAAAAGTTATTCGATTGGTCATCAAAGCAAAGCTACATTGCTCTAGGTAATATGATGACTGCCGCGGCCTTAACAGGTATAGATTCTTGTCCTATAGAAGGTTTCCATATTGAAGATACCGAAGCTTTATTAAGAGATAAATTTGGAATAGATACGGATAAATATGGAATTTCTTTTATGGCTGCATTCGGATACAGAAAAGCGGATCCGGAATTTCCAAAATCTAGAAGACCATTAGAGGACATTGTAACTTGGAAGTAA
- a CDS encoding zinc-binding alcohol dehydrogenase family protein encodes MKAIGYKENLPIDNIKSLQDVELETPKATGRDILVEIKAISVNPADYKVRAGMPAEGDSWKVIGWDATGIVTAIGEDVTLFNVGDEVWYAGDFTRQGSYAEYQIVDERIVGKKPQSLSYAEAAALPLTTLTAYEMLFDRLEVSKDDSNKSILVIGAAGGVGSILVQLAKKLTKLNIIGTASREETTSWLKELGADTVINHRNKLSEEFEKYNLPAPEYVVSLNATEHHVDEIAKLIKPQGKFGFIDDPKSLNVMPFKGKAVSTHIELMFTRSMFQTEDMFEQHNILNKASELIDNGTIRTTLGENFGTINAENLRRAHAFLETGKAKGKIVLEGF; translated from the coding sequence ATGAAAGCAATAGGATACAAAGAGAACCTTCCAATTGACAATATAAAGTCTTTACAAGATGTAGAATTGGAAACTCCAAAAGCTACGGGAAGAGATATTTTAGTAGAAATAAAAGCTATTTCCGTAAATCCAGCAGATTATAAGGTACGTGCGGGAATGCCTGCAGAAGGTGACAGCTGGAAAGTTATTGGTTGGGATGCTACCGGAATAGTTACAGCAATTGGTGAAGATGTTACCCTTTTTAATGTAGGGGATGAAGTTTGGTATGCAGGCGATTTTACACGACAAGGGAGTTATGCAGAATACCAAATTGTAGATGAGCGTATTGTTGGTAAAAAACCTCAAAGCTTATCTTATGCCGAAGCTGCAGCATTACCTTTAACCACGCTTACAGCCTATGAAATGTTGTTTGATAGGTTAGAGGTATCTAAAGACGATTCCAACAAATCTATTTTGGTTATTGGTGCAGCCGGTGGTGTAGGTTCTATTTTGGTGCAATTGGCTAAAAAACTGACGAAGTTGAACATTATAGGTACGGCTTCTCGTGAAGAAACTACCTCTTGGTTAAAAGAATTAGGTGCAGACACGGTTATTAACCACAGAAATAAATTGAGCGAAGAGTTCGAGAAATACAATTTACCGGCTCCGGAGTATGTAGTAAGCTTAAATGCTACGGAACACCACGTAGATGAAATTGCTAAACTGATAAAACCTCAAGGGAAATTCGGATTTATAGACGATCCAAAATCGCTAAATGTAATGCCTTTTAAAGGTAAAGCGGTTTCTACGCATATAGAGTTAATGTTTACACGCTCTATGTTTCAGACCGAAGATATGTTTGAGCAGCATAATATATTGAACAAAGCTTCTGAATTAATCGACAACGGAACTATTAGAACTACGTTAGGAGAAAATTTTGGAACTATAAACGCTGAAAACCTTAGAAGAGCGCACGCTTTTTTAGAAACGGGTAAAGCAAAAGGTAAAATTGTTTTAGAAGGATTTTAA
- a CDS encoding cupin domain-containing protein — translation MKIKITLAAVAITALFISTTANAQVNTIDSVATSKVQHFNFDEMESESIGEGIKRKWFHGEKGQMTIFDLEKGAHIPWHKHPNEQITYITSGKVKIKTIIDGKEEFVIVSGGEVIVFPENVPHEFWALEKTVDLDVHVPVRQDWLSKELPDYLKKSE, via the coding sequence ATGAAAATTAAAATTACACTTGCAGCAGTAGCTATAACAGCATTATTTATAAGTACTACGGCAAATGCTCAAGTAAATACCATAGATTCTGTAGCCACTTCAAAAGTGCAACATTTCAATTTTGATGAAATGGAATCTGAGTCCATAGGTGAAGGCATTAAAAGAAAATGGTTTCACGGTGAAAAAGGGCAAATGACCATTTTTGACTTGGAAAAAGGAGCACATATTCCTTGGCATAAACACCCTAATGAGCAGATAACATACATTACGTCTGGTAAGGTAAAAATCAAGACTATAATTGATGGCAAAGAGGAATTTGTAATTGTTTCTGGCGGAGAAGTAATTGTTTTCCCAGAAAATGTACCACACGAATTTTGGGCATTGGAAAAAACAGTGGATTTAGATGTTCACGTTCCTGTTCGCCAAGATTGGTTAAGTAAAGAATTACCAGATTATTTAAAGAAAAGCGAATAA
- a CDS encoding DUF4437 domain-containing protein, with protein sequence MKKTILLALAIATTAYTSAQTPTTDPAKSANEVVTADNVEWGWLNPLRGDKSPAAGKLWGDRTKNEPAGFLVKFKKGFSSPPHIHNITYRGVVIQGLLHNDDEKAEKQWLPAGSYWQQPAGEAHITAADDNENMAFLDIQEGPYLVQPTSEAFDNGERPINVDKTNMVWLNANDIEWVSAKSNVETTFLWGSHEENQLRATLLRLPAGFSGKIKNLSPNFRAVVISGGISHQFSKKGTKNQLDAPSYFGAEENATSIISTAKETVIYIRSNGDFEVK encoded by the coding sequence ATGAAAAAAACAATATTACTTGCATTAGCAATAGCAACAACGGCATATACAAGTGCACAAACACCAACAACGGATCCTGCCAAATCTGCAAATGAGGTGGTAACGGCAGACAATGTAGAATGGGGTTGGTTAAATCCGTTACGTGGGGACAAAAGTCCGGCTGCCGGAAAACTTTGGGGAGATCGTACAAAAAATGAACCTGCAGGTTTTTTAGTGAAATTTAAAAAAGGGTTTTCATCGCCTCCACACATTCACAACATTACTTATAGAGGTGTTGTAATACAAGGTTTATTACACAATGACGATGAAAAAGCAGAAAAACAGTGGTTGCCAGCAGGATCTTATTGGCAGCAACCAGCAGGAGAAGCACATATTACAGCTGCTGACGATAATGAAAATATGGCTTTTTTAGATATTCAAGAAGGTCCGTATTTAGTACAACCAACATCGGAAGCTTTTGATAATGGGGAAAGACCAATTAATGTAGACAAAACCAATATGGTTTGGCTAAATGCTAATGATATTGAATGGGTATCTGCAAAGAGTAATGTTGAAACTACATTTTTATGGGGAAGCCACGAGGAAAATCAATTGCGTGCAACACTTTTAAGGTTACCAGCAGGCTTCAGTGGAAAAATCAAAAATTTGAGTCCTAACTTTAGGGCAGTTGTTATTTCTGGAGGAATATCACATCAGTTTTCTAAAAAGGGAACTAAAAATCAATTAGACGCTCCTTCATATTTTGGTGCAGAAGAAAACGCAACCTCAATCATTTCAACAGCTAAAGAAACGGTGATATACATAAGAAGTAACGGTGATTTTGAAGTGAAGTAA
- a CDS encoding L-dopachrome tautomerase-related protein, with protein sequence MMKKISIILSLVTSVMALQGQNTISEVETYATVDQAVGNIAFTNDGELVYSHHPFFSPEIRVVKFDKKANTTSPFPNLEWNTPRETDDNYLSNVLGIRNDENGVIWMIDMAQRNNVTPKIVGWNTKTDKLERIYYLPESSVPSINQPNDMVVDTKHGYFIIADEGIGNGGDGSKAAFIIVDMKTGKTPRVLEGTRTTKPENTPTVINNKHLAVNGKDLLIGNDGITADANFEYIYYGPLNGPKIYRIKTVDLVNEKFTDVELDAKIETYSDKPNNGGMSIDKEGNIYLTALETKSVAVVLAKDRSVKTMVQDENMVWPDGVSYNHADGYMYVSAAQVNRGAPFNDGKSVATRPFYIFRFKPIVEGFAFR encoded by the coding sequence ATGATGAAAAAGATTAGTATCATATTAAGTTTAGTTACTTCAGTTATGGCTTTGCAAGGACAAAACACCATTTCCGAAGTAGAAACATATGCTACGGTAGATCAAGCGGTGGGGAATATTGCTTTCACCAATGATGGTGAATTAGTGTATAGTCATCATCCATTTTTTTCTCCGGAAATAAGAGTGGTAAAGTTTGATAAAAAGGCGAATACAACTTCGCCTTTTCCTAATTTGGAATGGAACACACCACGAGAAACCGATGATAATTATTTAAGTAATGTTCTGGGAATCCGTAATGATGAAAATGGTGTTATCTGGATGATAGATATGGCGCAGCGTAATAATGTTACGCCAAAAATTGTAGGTTGGAATACAAAAACCGATAAATTAGAACGTATATATTACTTGCCAGAGTCAAGTGTACCTTCAATTAACCAACCTAATGATATGGTGGTTGATACCAAACACGGTTATTTTATTATTGCCGATGAAGGTATTGGTAATGGAGGAGATGGAAGCAAGGCAGCTTTTATCATCGTAGATATGAAAACGGGAAAAACACCTCGGGTTTTGGAGGGTACACGTACTACAAAACCAGAAAATACCCCAACGGTTATAAATAATAAGCATCTGGCAGTAAACGGAAAAGATTTGTTGATTGGTAATGACGGAATTACTGCCGATGCTAATTTTGAATACATTTATTACGGACCGTTAAACGGACCAAAAATCTATCGTATCAAAACAGTTGATTTGGTAAATGAAAAGTTTACAGATGTCGAATTAGATGCTAAAATTGAAACCTATTCAGACAAACCAAACAATGGAGGAATGTCCATTGATAAAGAAGGAAATATTTACTTAACAGCTTTGGAGACCAAAAGCGTAGCTGTAGTTTTAGCAAAAGACCGTAGTGTAAAAACTATGGTGCAAGATGAGAATATGGTATGGCCAGATGGTGTTAGTTACAATCACGCAGATGGGTACATGTATGTTTCAGCCGCACAAGTAAATAGGGGAGCTCCTTTTAATGATGGTAAAAGTGTAGCGACCAGACCTTTTTATATTTTCAGGTTTAAACCTATTGTTGAAGGTTTTGCTTTTAGGTAA